The sequence below is a genomic window from Halosolutus gelatinilyticus.
TATCCGATCCGGGTCCGGGACCCCATCCGTCGACGGGGCCGAAGCGCAGCCTCGGTCGGCACCACCCGAACGAGCGTGGACACCGGATCGTACGCCACGCGATCGGTCGGGGACTTCGCCGCGGTGAGCTTCCAGAAGCCGGGCGAGTCGAACCGCAGTCGACACAGTCCGCGCGCGTCCGTTCTGGCCAATTTCGTTTCGGTTTCGACGAGCGCGTTCTCGACTGGTCGGCGTCGATTGTCGCGGACGCGAACGGTCACCGTCCCTCCGCTGGGGATCTCTCTCCGCCCGACGTCGATCCTAAGTTGGCGAGTAACTTGCATGCGAATACGTACCACGGGAGTCCGGAAAAGGACGCACTTGCGAGTTCCGGTAGTCCGATGACGGGTGTCCCCGCTCGTCGATCGACCGGTCGATCGGCAGTAAGCGATCGGTCGCCCCGCCGGCTCACCGCACGTCGACGACGTGCGCGTCGTCGGGATCAAATCCAACCGTCACCGCGTCCCCGTCGGGTACGTCCGGAAGCTGGAGGACGGTCTCGGTCCCGTTCCACAGGCCGTTGACCCGGACCGTCTCGCCGAGGAACTCGCAGGTCTCGACGGCGATCGTGATCCGGTTTCGATCGGCGGCCCGCGAGAGCGCCCCCGGCCGGACGCAGAAGGTGACGCGATCGGCTCGGCCCGGGAGCGCGGGTAGCTCGAAGGTCTTGCCGCTGACCTCGACGACGGAGTACTCCCCGCTGACTTCGACGGCGGAGCGATCGCCGTCGCCGCCGATCGCGGCCGCGTCGTCGCCGCGGTCTCGCACGTCGCCGTCGAAGACGTTGTTGTCGCCGACGAACTCGGCGACGAACCGGGTCGCCGGCTCGCGGTAGATATCCTGGGGCGTCGCGACCTGCTCGACGCGTCCGTCGTTCATGACCGCCACGCGATCGGAGATCGCGAGCGCTTCCTCCTGGTCGTGGGTGACGTAGACCGTCGTGATCCCGAGTTCGGTCTGGATCCGGGTCACCTGCCGGCGCAGCGACTCCCGGAGGCGGGCGTCGAGCGCGCTCATCGGCTCGTCAAGCAAGAGCAGCTCCGGTTGGGGCGCCAGCGCCCGAGCGAGCGCGACCCGCTGTTGCTGCCCGCCCGAGAGCTGGTCCGGGCTGCGATCGCCCATCCCGTCCAGGTCGACCAGGTCGAGCAACTCCGCGACGCGCTCGTCGGCGGTCGTCCCCGTCGGTGGCTCCCGGAAGCGCAGGCCGTAGCCGACGTTCTCGGCGACGGTCATGTGCGGAAAGAGCGCGTAGCTCTGGAAGACGACG
It includes:
- a CDS encoding DUF4198 domain-containing protein; the protein is MQVTRQLRIDVGRREIPSGGTVTVRVRDNRRRPVENALVETETKLARTDARGLCRLRFDSPGFWKLTAAKSPTDRVAYDPVSTLVRVVPTEAALRPRRRMGSRTRIG
- a CDS encoding ABC transporter ATP-binding protein; this encodes MTELRLESVSKRYGGGRGASETVALRNVDLAVRDGEFFTLVGPSGCGKTTTLRTIAGFEEPTAGDVRFDGAEVTGVAPEDRNVGVVFQSYALFPHMTVAENVGYGLRFREPPTGTTADERVAELLDLVDLDGMGDRSPDQLSGGQQQRVALARALAPQPELLLLDEPMSALDARLRESLRRQVTRIQTELGITTVYVTHDQEEALAISDRVAVMNDGRVEQVATPQDIYREPATRFVAEFVGDNNVFDGDVRDRGDDAAAIGGDGDRSAVEVSGEYSVVEVSGKTFELPALPGRADRVTFCVRPGALSRAADRNRITIAVETCEFLGETVRVNGLWNGTETVLQLPDVPDGDAVTVGFDPDDAHVVDVR